CTTTATGGGAAGAAAAAACTTTCCAAGAGCTATAGCTGAGAAATAGAAGAATGAACTGCCTCAGGAGGTAACAATTTCCCCATTTGATGCCTTCATTCAGGCACAGACTAGATGAGGCATGTCATAACAGggattccttctaattctaaatttctgCCATTCTGGGAGCTGTCATAACCATTTTCAGGGATTAGCATTCCAAATGAAGGCTTAGATGAGTTGTCAAGAAGTTTTCTGGAACAGGTACAGTAGAGAACTGCCTTTAATTTTACTGATCATGTTGGTCATGATCATTGAGAGCATGAGGTTGGTATCAGTTGCCCAGCAAAGTTGCACTGGATAAAACAGCTCTAATTTACCTTGGCATAGCTCCAAGTAATCCAAAGAATCAGATTAACGGTAGCATCTGAAAACTGGTCCAGGAAATGCTATGATGTGCCTACTGTATGGGATGGGATATTTGAATAGATGACCTCTAgagttccttccaattctttgatcCTATAATTCTGTGATATTCTATAAGGACTTCCTCATTGAGATCAGCATTGTCAGAGACTTttctaaataaattagaaagatgaTCAATGGCTACAGGTAGGAATACTACAACAGTGACCAAGTTTATCCTTCTGGGATTCATCGAGCATCCAGAGCTTCAGGTCTTCCTCTTTATGTTGTTCCTGGGAATCTACCTCATGACTCTAGCTTGGAACCTgttcctcatcatcatcatcaggatTGATTCTCATCTCCATTCCCCCATGTACTTCTTCCTCAGTAATTTATCCTTTGTTGACATTGTGTACACTTCCTCTATTGCCCCCAAGATGCTCTATGATTTCTTCAAGGAACAAAAGACCATCTCCTTTGTGGGCTGTGCTGCTCAGCTATTTGTCTTCATCGAGATGGGGGGTGCTGAGTGTTGTCTCCTGGCTGCCATGGCATATGACAGATACATTGCCATTGCCAACCCACTGCTCTATGCAGCTGTCATGCCCCCTTCCATTTGTGTGAAGATGGCTGTGGCAGCACATGTTGGGGGAGTCTTTACTGGCTTGGTCCAAACAAGTTCTGTATTCCAACTCCACTTCTGTGGGCCAGATGTAATTAACCATTTCTTCTGTGATATTCCTCCCTTGTTGACCCTCTCCTGTTCCAGCACTCTTCCTAGTCAAGTGGTGAACTACACTGTTGTATGTATGGTTGGGGGGACATCAGCCACCATTGTTTTGGTCTCCTATGCTTATATCATTGCAACGGTTATGAAGATCCATTCAGCCAGAGGACGGGCAAAGGCTTTCAACACCTGTGCCTCTCATCTGATAGCTGTGGTACTCTTCTATGGCTCTGGCCTCTTTGCCTATCTCCACCCTAGTTCCAGGTCCTCACTAAACCAAGATAAAGTGGTGTCCATGTTCTATGGAGCTGTGATCCCCATGTTAAATCCCATCATATATAGTTTGAGAAACAAGGAGATCAAAGATGCATTGGAGAAACTCaaggagaggagaagacagaTGTCCAGGTGTGCCCTCTTTCCTTAAATCAGACCACTCCATGTCACAGGAGCCCAACTcctcaatattaattttcccctAAAGATTCTCTGCAGCTGCAGGGCCAGATGCATCCACAGGCacattctaccaaacatttaaagaataattaattccaatactttatacaatattttagaaaatagctgaggaaggaatactaccaaattccttttataacagaAATATGGCGCTGATACCCaagccaagaagaacaaaaaccatgaaaaaaatagacCAATgcccctaatgaatattgatgcaaaaatcttaaacaaaaaggAGATCATAGCAATATATCACCAGGATTATACCCTATAATTAGGtggattttataccaggaattcagtaTGATTCAATATTATCAAAACCATCAGCAATGGACCATATCAATatcaaaaccaacagaaaccatatgattatttcaatagatgcagaaaaagcttttgacaaaacacaacattcattcctgttaaagacactggagtgtgggcagctgggtagctcagtggattgagagccagatctagagatgggaggtcctgggtttaaatctggcctcagacacatcctaactgggtgaccctgggcaagtcacttgacccccactacctatcccttaccgctcttctgccttggaaccaataaacagtattgattccaaggtggaaggtgagggtttaaaaaaaagacactagagaacattggaataaatggaacattcctcagagtgaaaaatagatctaaacattatctgtaataagGGAAGTCTCTcccataagatcaggaatgaaataaagatgcccattatcaccacttttCTTCAATAGTggactagaaatgctagcaataactataagaaaagaaggaattgaagaaattagaacaAGTAGTAAGGAAATAAAGTCATTGTTCtctgaagatgatatgatggcatatctagaaaatcctaaagaatcaattaaaacaattaacgactttagcaaagttgcaatatataaaataaatccacacaaatcatcagcatttctctttaCTAACAGTAAAACCCAAtagcaaaatatagaaagataaattctatttaaaataactataactGACagaaaatacctgggaatctacctgccaagacaaaccaaggtactatatgatcacaactacaaaaaaaaatttcacacAACTTGTCATATCTAAACAATTAGGatggggggacagctgggtggctcagaggattgagagtcagacctagagacaggaggtcctgggttcaaatcggtgACCTccaacaagtcactttacccccatcacctagcccttaccattcttctgccttagaaccaatacaaagtattgattctaagatggaagttaagggtttaaaaaatttttttttaattttaattggaaaaacattacttGCTCATgtgtaggctgagccaatataataaaaatgataattcttccTAAACtggtttacttattcagtgccatatgaatcaaactaccccaaaattatttcttagagttagaaaaaataacaaaattcctctggaagaacaaaagacctagaatatcaaaggaattaaatagaaaaaaaactgaaggaaggtagcttagctgtaccagatctcaaattatattataaagtggcaaccatcaaaacaatatgatactggctaagaaacagtaGAGGACAAATGGAATAGATTAGCCATTCAACAGCAATAaaaaatgaccatagtaacctaatgtttggaaaataaaaagaaccaagcttttggaagaactcactatttggcaaaaactgctgagaaactGGAAAAAAGAATGGCAGAAATTGGGgatagaccaacacctcacatcatataccaaggtaaagtcaaactGAATACATGACTTAGAAATGAAGAGTgctaccataaacaaattagaggagcataaaATACTTTatctgtcagacctatggataaggaagaatttaggtccaaacaaaacagaaaaaattatGAGACGTAGAACAGataaattttattgcattgaattaaaaagtttctgcacaaacaaaagcaatgcaaccaagattaaaaggcaaaaaaaaaaaaacaactgggaaaaatatttatagcaagtctctctgataaaggcttcatttctcaaatatatagaaaacctaGTTGAATTTTGAAGAATACAAAATTTCCCCCCCTTGTcaattggtcaaaggatatgaacagtcagttctcagatgaagaaattaaatggtATTTAGTAATAttaaaaagtgctccaaatcactattaattcaagaaatgcatattaaaacaactctgaagtaccacctcacacccatcagactgtCTAACATAgcaaaaagggaaattataattgttagaggagatgtggaaaaattgggacactaatatactgttagtggaactgtgaactgatagaaTCATTCTGAAGatcaatctggaactatgcccaaaaagccATAAAAttttgcataccctttgactcagcaacaccactactggatttgtatcccaaaaagattaaagatagaggaaaagaacctacctatacaaaaatatttatagcagctctttttatgtttGCAAAccggaaactgaagggatgtccatcacttggggaatggat
This DNA window, taken from Monodelphis domestica isolate mMonDom1 chromosome 6, mMonDom1.pri, whole genome shotgun sequence, encodes the following:
- the LOC100027512 gene encoding olfactory receptor 5A1-like; translated protein: MATGRNTTTVTKFILLGFIEHPELQVFLFMLFLGIYLMTLAWNLFLIIIIRIDSHLHSPMYFFLSNLSFVDIVYTSSIAPKMLYDFFKEQKTISFVGCAAQLFVFIEMGGAECCLLAAMAYDRYIAIANPLLYAAVMPPSICVKMAVAAHVGGVFTGLVQTSSVFQLHFCGPDVINHFFCDIPPLLTLSCSSTLPSQVVNYTVVCMVGGTSATIVLVSYAYIIATVMKIHSARGRAKAFNTCASHLIAVVLFYGSGLFAYLHPSSRSSLNQDKVVSMFYGAVIPMLNPIIYSLRNKEIKDALEKLKERRRQMSRCALFP